The window CATCTGCCCTCTTGATCATGTCTTTGAGGTAATATTGTTGAAGCATGTCAATATTCTTTCTCTGAAACTGCCTCCTCATAACACACTGAAGTATTTCATTTACAGGTCAATATCATGCTAAAGGAGCTACCGGAAGATGAGTTTGGCCCTGGGATTGGTATCAGAGAATACTCTTTCCTAGATAACCCAGCATTGCCAAAACAAGTAGCATAAGCCTTCCTATGTATTGTTGTTTTACTAATCAATcattacataaataaaatcTAAGGAATGACATTGTTGTTACAGGTTAAAGAGTCATGGCTTGATGTTCAGCTCTGTCAAGAAGGAAAAGAAGGATGCGAGGCATCGAATATCACAAGCCCCTCTGGGTTTCTTAAGTTCCCAAAACGGAGCAATGAAGATACGGTAACTACATATTTGTTTCGTTCTCTATTGCTATGGTTGGCTTTAGCCTCATTGCTTTGTGTTTGTGGTCACACTCAGTTCAAGGCGATTTTCTCTTCCTTCAACGATGTCAAAGTGATCAAGTTCTCTTCAGTTGAAGATGCTTTCACCGGATTCTCAGACAAGGCAAGTAGATCTTTGAACCGTGAAATATTCAGACATGTAGAATCTGTTCTGAGATGATCTGTGGTTTGTGTGCAGGGGAGAGAAGAGAGATTCAGAAGACGGGTGAAGAGATATGTGGGCATATGGTGTTGTGAGGAGAACAAGACTCCGGGGCATATTTACTACGATATGTACTGGGACGAGAAACCTGGTTGGAAACCAGTTCCTCCACAGACACCAGAAGAAGATCATCCTCCTGTCTGATGCTGTGACCAACCCACAAGAGACAGACTCCAAGAAGGAGAAGAATCTATACCGGCTTCTTGGGTCACAAGGAGACTTAAAAgagctttttatttattttttttacggCCTTTTACTACTGTAAAACTGTTACTATCTACTGGTTCTCTTAGTGTACAATCATAATTTAGGCATGGACACaaagaaaatagttttttttttctatataatttCTCTCTATTTTATTCCAACAAATATCTTATTTAGTCGTCCAACTTATTAAATTCACCAAGTGTTTAAATTTTAGTCAATTTTAGTCAATTTGGTTTGTGGTTTGAATGGTAGCTTTATTTTTCGACAGTAACTAAACTATTTTGTCAACTACTCAACAATTCATAAATCCAAACTGGTGTTGCATGACCAACATATTGTACATTAGAATGAGAACTTCAAACATCTTGTATAAGTTTGTCTATTGTTGTAAAAAAAgggaaaactaaaaaaaagtttgtcTATTGTTGTGTTCTTTGCTTTTAGAATATGTTGGATTGTAAATTGAGAGAAGTTTTTACATTGTTAAATCTTTTCCATGTGAAACATGCAGACTGACCATTCTGTCATTATAAACTCTATCTTCACCCATTAAGAATAATTTGTTTCGAATATTAACTTTGAAAACTGTAGACTTTTCACCAGTTGAATGGTAGTTTCACTGAagcaaatttgaaataaaattgataatgttagtcaaaagaaaaaataagttttatttcaTGAACATCTAATTGTTTATTTTAggcttaaaataaaaatactctaTGCGTAAATTGTAATGTGTCACTAAAAGATGTTTTGTTTGTCTTAACTAATTTCTGATGCAGAAAAGTAGTTGattttactttaaattttcattttttggacCCTTAAAATCTATTTAATGAACTTTTTAATGATACAATCGGTTTTAAATTaactttaataaaataaagtaaaaaaacaagagaaaaaaaaattgaatgaaGAGACGAACAAAAAAGACCAATGTGATGCGACCGTTCCCTGGGCCTGTCAAAGTCTTATGATTCGTGCGAACCGTAACCCGACCCGTTTGAACCAACATCAACCAATTATAAATGGCCACGTAACCTACTTCCTGGTCACGTAAGAGATccccctctctctcttttctccgTCACCGGCAAAACACCATGGGCCCTCGCTGCCGTCTCTTCTCGAGACCAAATTTCATCGTTACTACTCAAAAGGTATCTCCGTCAACTCACGGCGAAAGCACATAAACGCCGTCAAGTACCTATTTTTCTCCACTTATATAAATGACCCACGGTCCgtcttctctctgtctctccgtCCTTTAAAACAAAACCCGGAGCTCCGTACCAGTTCCCGGGTAACCCGCTTACCCGGATTCCTGCCCCGGatgttttgaatatttattttgggtTTATTCTACTATTTAAAGGTCCTCTCCAAGAAGAGAATATTGCTGCTCTCTTTCTCCatcttgatatttttttatttagagcaACTTTGCTTCAAGAGAGTGacaaaatattttcagatttttttttttgattttgctCCAAGAAGATGGAGTGATCCGGTGAAATGGTTAAGTTCAGTCTGTGATTTCTTCTCCCATTCTTGCTCATCGCTAAACCGAGCTAAGGTATGTGTTCGGTTTACTCTGCTTCACCATATAAAACTTGCATTCTCCTTTGTTGTTATATCTTAATTCACTGATTTTGAGTcttggttttcttttctttacatTCCATTGTTTTTGTTTACTCTCCTGAATTAATGGCCGATCAATTACCTTAAACTTAGTCCACCTTTCCTCCATTGTAATCGAAAAACTAGAGTTTCCTGGAAAAAATACCATACCACTTGAGTTAAAATTCGTCATTCAAAAGTTTCATTGGTATTGACTACTATTCATACTACTTTACTTTTGCTTTTTTACTCGACAGAAATAAAGGAAAACTtgtcgaatttttatttttaatctccaataaaaataaataaaagacatTCATCAATCATCATAATCAATTACGTCGTCCTTTTGCTCCCGCATTTACTACTCACTGCCTATAACGCTGCTAAAATCTCTGTTGCCTTTGATGGGCTATTTATAGGAACAGAGCTCAATAGCATCATTATAAAAGCAAATCCTCAAGTAAGTTTCAGATAAACACGCTTAACCTGCAGACATCGATACAAAAGGTAGCTACTAGTATAACCTTTCTTTGTAATTCGTGACACTTATATTCAATTTTTCTTGACATGCATTAGATTGGGCCTATCATCTTCTTGGTTTTAGCTCTTTCGTTTTCTTCAAACATGTGACTGTTAAAAGATTCCATTTTGTTGCAGTCACGTAAATAAATTCGTGTGTCTCTGTCTCTTTCAGTTTTAGATGATGGACACGAGGGGATCAGGAGATattaactttgttttttttcttactacttatagaattatatatttctataaacatatttattttaaattttcatacccaaaaatgtttatttaaatGTCAGAAACTTCGGCTCGCACCTCGCATgagaaataaaaagagaatataCAAGGGAATGGGTCTTTACTTGGTATTGCTGCACAACAAAGCATTTACACACCAGTTTTAGCCTCTCTATTTAGACCACTttctaaagaaaatataaatattaatttctttataatttttttttctgataccAATGCTTGTCTCTATCATgttcacatttcaaaatatttttattattctaGAAAGACTATAGTTTGGATCTATCAGGTGCTTTGGACAATCCTTTgaaaatactttatttttttctctaggGTCCCTCTCCTCTCTGATCCCTAAGTTAATCTTTGAACACTTTTGTCTTTATCAAGATTATTGCCCCTAATTATGAATCTTCACTgcttgatttttttaaataatataacttgTATCCGTCTCTACTTTCCTTGATttcttgaaaaaaattcaatattattatttcttaatctttgtggGTTTAAACaacatgaaaaaacaaaaatttctcAACTCATTGTGTCGAGTAGAAATCCTTAAACAATATATTCTCTTCTCTGTGTTCATGTAACCTATGTTTTCACCAACTTTTTGCTTATTTGATGAATTAATTAAGCACTACTCTTATTTGATGACCATTGGTTTaaattgttatgtttttttaacacTCTGTTTACATGGTTTGTAGGGCTTAAAAGGCAGAGCGCATAAAGAAGAGTGCAAAGATGTTTACTTGCATAAACTGTACAAAAACATCAGACAGAGACGATGAGGATGAAGATGGAGCGCGTGGGAGCACCACTCCCAACACTAAAGAAGCCGTTAAAAGCCTAACTACACAGGTCTTTCTCTCTTTATCTTTCTCAAGATCTATTCTTATGCCCTCTTTTATCACTTTATCTTTGctgcttttttttcttctaattgcttTGGTCCTTAAAACTGTTTAACAATTGTagtgaaaaaaataaagtgTCTGAAAatcctttttcttttaaaatgttaaaCAGTTCAAATTAGGCTACTATCAAGTACAAAAGTATAGAGTTTTGAGTACACAAGATAGTTAGATGTGTTACTGTTGTTAAGGCTGCAGGTTACAGACAAAATAGAGGATCTTTAGACAAGATCTTATGCTGATGCTACATCACTTCCCCCCTGGAACCTCTTACACAACTCTCTTTAATAGGTTGTGTCAGTGTTTTTTCTCATCTATATGTGACTTGACATAAAAGGAAGCAACAATTagtacaataattaaaataaatctagTAAAATCTCAGAACTATGCATTCAAGGATTACGGCTGACGATTTGTGTGGATGATGTTTTATCAAAATTGATTTTGAAAAAGGTTAATGAAGTCACGCCTAGTTGTAACATGATTTTTGCTTGTTATTGAAGATTGATCTTATATACTTTCCTATAACAAACAATCTCTAGTGGATTCTTATCTAGACatgagaaaaaagaaagaatttgTGGTGGGGCAACTATATAGTATAAATCAAAAGAacacaaagaaaagaaaaataaacagagAGTGTTATGATTATGTTTCTATTCATGGAGAAGACAAGATGAACTATATTATATGTTTCAAATTATTATCAGATCTCCTAGCTTTATTGATGCTCTTTTTATTAATGATTATAGTAGACTCCTTTTTTTCCTTAGTTGgcataaagaaaaaatatatcttcTTGACGCATTTTTTTCATGGCAGAAGATTTTATTGACTGTTTGTTACATGTTCTGTCCAAAAATATTCAATGTGGTGGTCCTGGTACTATGTTATGTGCTTATGATTTTACTTTAGTTCACTTCTTGGGTATGAATGCTATGCAGATCAAAGATATGGCGTCAAAATTCTCTGGTGCTTCTAAACAATCCAAGCCACCATCTGGCTCCTCAAGCAGCAACTTGAGGAGAGAGCTGAGAAAGTATCCGGATTTCGATGCTGCATCAGATAGTGTTCCATACCCTTATATGGGTGGTGGAAGCACAAGTTCTACTCCTGCTTGGGACTTCACAAGCTCCTCTCATCATCAAGGAGGACGGGCAGACTCAAAATTCACATCAATGTATGGTGGTGAACGCGAATCCATATCTGCTCAGTCTTGTGATGTGGTGCTAGAAGATGATGAGCCAAAGGAGTGGATGGCTCAAGTAGAGCCTGGTGTTCACATTACATTCGTCTCACTTCCCAGTGGGGGAAATGATCTTAAACGGATACGTTTCAGGTATATGAAAGCCACTCTCTTCACTCAAAAAGTCTATTGGACGGTTACAAGCCGGTTTAGTTAGTTTTGTGTGTCACTAGTGATTTAGATAGTTTGAAAGCCGGTTTAGTTAGTTTTGTGTGTCACTAGTGATTTAGATATTTCACTTCATGACATGAGACTGAAGCTAAGACATTACTTGTGTCATTGTTGAAGCCGGGAGGTATTTGACAAGTGGCAGGCTCAGAGGTGGTGGGGTGAGAACTACGACAGAATAGTTGAGCTTTACAATGTTCAGAGATTTAACCGGCAAGCCCTTCAAACCCCTGGTAGATCTGAAGATCAGGTAAAAGCATCATTCTCTAGATTACATGCCTTGTTCTCTTGAGCCAAACAAAGAGAGAAGGGTTTGAGTAGTAATCTCAACATTGACAtgtgtttgtttcttcttcagTCACAGAGAGATTCAACTTATACAAGAATAGAATCAGCAAGAGAAAGCAGAGACTGGACTCCAAGACACAACTACAGACCTCCAGGAGGAAGCAGCATCCCACATCACTTCTATGGACCACCAATGGACGCAGCAAGAATCACCACTTCATCTAGGGACGACCCACCTTCTATCAGTAACGCTAGTGAAATGCAAGCAGAGTGGGTCGAAGAAGACGAGCCTGGGGTTCACATTACCATTAGACAGTTACCTGATGGAACCAGAGAGTTACGCCGTGTCAGATTCAGGTAAAACTAATCTCTCTTAGTTAGTAACTTGATCTGTAACTTGAACAGCAAGTAACCAGTCTCTTTCTGTTTGTAGTCGGGAACGGTTTGGGGAAGTGCATGCTAAGACATGGTGGGAGCAGAACAGAGACAGAATACAAACACAATACCTCTAAgggggagaagagagagaaagggagAGACCAATGTTTAATCTTCTTTAACAAAACATCGGTATACACAAAACAGAATCAGAATGTGAAATGAACACAAAAATGAGAAGAAATTTTTGTTATTAGAGGCTTGTAGTTAGTTTAGTTCTCGGCGTTTTGACAGATAAGCAATTTTTCAGACAGATGAGATgaggttttttattttattgattcattaaaaaaatgatagatTCTGTTCAATTCTTTTTTAGCAGATAGCTTTGAATCTGTAATGGCTTTGTTGTAGACTTGTAGTCACCTCCTGGGCTTCAAGTCTTCAACTAAGGCTGTGATCTTAGTACTTGCTAAGACAGAATGGGAGATCAAAATGTAATCTATGCTGTTAAGGTAGCTTGGAACGGAAGGAAACTTGTGTTGTTTGTGATGCAAGGTATTATGGGAATTGTGAGCATCAGCCTATTAATTAAACGAATTAATAGTACTAGAGATTttgcccgggctacgcccgggtttattcaaataacatttaatttaatatttcttaCATTATATTactaatatgttataaaattgaATTAGAATCGagtaaaatttacaattttttactATCTAAAATTGTATGGGattatccaaaatatatttttgtatatcaaTTAGGggagtttttaatatattttagtcaATTAGGGGGTGACTGGTGACCAAGGGAATGAGGAGAATAACACAACATTCCTTATAAAAATTACCATTTATGAGGTATAGCTGTGCATCTTCGCtccttttcattcttttttttttgtagagaattataatacaaaattgtttcttgttaattttgataattttgataaaaaactATCATTTCTCATCATTCCCAAAATTTTATTCctattcattattttcttattcatTCTTAATGTTCTTGCGATGGTTACCAGTCATACTCATTATTTTAATTTCCATTGAAAAAATAgtgatttagtttttttcttacttcgtgtctttaatattttttgttaaagttCATACACTATATTACAAATAATGTTGTATTTAAtaactatattaaaatatattacttctatgttataaaaatataaatagaaattGAATCAGAAATGAgtaaaacttacaatttttttttaatccaaaatattttttcttacataTTTAGGTTAGtaggaaaatatatttgtaatctCCACATCACATATttctttgttatatatattatttatatcatatttatttttttatttttatgttatttaatattttataatatattttattattattataatctatttttACAACTGTACTAAGTAAAGCTTATTTAAATACTCATtgctttaaataaaaaaacttctaAAAATTTTGCATGTGTTAAATACACTGaaaaatctatgaaaatattattattactatattttttccagcaattattattactatattatttgtttagttataagcaaaaacaaatcttacAATCTAGCTATAGCTAAAATATTAATCTGGATTAAAACTCAATGTAAAATGATAATCAAAATATTCTCAATATATATtcacaatttatttaaattttattattatatattagttgatttaaaattactattttttaaatacaatcagGTTATTACGCTGTTATCAAACATGAATTTTTGTATACTAATTAGAGGAGTTTTTTTATACTAATTAGAGgagttttcaatatatttttagacCAAAACTATGAtccaaaaacattaatttcttattattttttcatttccagtaaaaacatttaaaatagtgattttgtttttttttcttacttcatgtccttaatattttttttgttaaacttcaaacactatttttaaaaaactttctttactttttatgaacagaaattttaaaatgtctGTTAGCCGTTATTGTCTAATGTGGTACACTATATCccattgtaaaatatattattggttaggtgtattaaaaatatagttcGTGGAAATAAATCTATAAGAGTAAGCAAAGACTTATATAAAATTAGGTATGAATTTAAGATAAAAGTAAACATAAACAATAGAATTATTGTtttcataaaataaatgatgaatATAAGATAAAACGAAACATAGGTgacataataataaaatataaaaggaaCAAATTCTAAGGAAACAAATCAGTtatgtatgatatatatagttataactGATAGGGTTTAGGCCAAAGAATTGAGTCAATCAAATATATTCCATGGTGAAATTAAGAGGAAAAATCCCTACAATAtcgtatataattttaaattggtCATAAAAAttgtctataaattaatactaacTTTCCTATATTAACCGAAACCAGATTGCACTAATTGTGTATATCAGTTTCCTAAATTTTATCTACTGCATAAATTACGGTCAAACgtaaaattagcaaaaaaatcaaataaattaaagaaaaaaatattatcggATTTGATATTAAAAGACGCCATAAAGTCATATGATTTGATTGTATTTCTGTATATCGTTTCTCCATCCAAAACAACATATGATTTGTTGTATTTCTATATATTAAGAGGAGGATCAAATCATATGTTTCACCATTTACGTGTATGAGTGTATCCGAAGATACCTTTGACTAAACTTTAAGTTACGTAATCAAGCACCTCTTAATATGTCGAAATTTTTTAGAACGAAAGGttgaaataataattattttctacATTGTAAGAATACAACAAATCCATTAGAGCTCAAGTGAGGGAAAGCTCTCAGATGCCATAACCGAGTCTTCCTACGTGGAGTGTTAGTTAAAGAAGGGTTGAGCttctatccttttttttttccttcccgTGAAGGTTTCTTGCTTGGCATCTACTGATGGTTTTTGCTTTCTCATTGTTGTTTTTCTCAAACTGGTACCTGGTTGTTATTTCCCCAGCAAGCTTTTGTCTTGCACTTTTGAATAAAAGGATtcattgacaaaaaaagaagaatacaaCAAATCATGTGTTCCACCATGTACGTGTATCATTAAGTTTGTAACAGGGATTATACTATTTAGACGGCaggaaaaaaaactatttagaCAACCTTG is drawn from Brassica rapa cultivar Chiifu-401-42 chromosome A05, CAAS_Brap_v3.01, whole genome shotgun sequence and contains these coding sequences:
- the LOC103867344 gene encoding protein Brevis radix-like 1 isoform X2, with the protein product MFTCINCTKTSDRDDEDEDGARGSTTPNTKEAVKSLTTQIKDMASKFSGASKQSKPPSGSSSSNLRRELRKYPDFDAASDSVPYPYMGGGSTSSTPAWDFTSSSHHQGGRADSKFTSMYGGERESISAQSCDVVLEDDEPKEWMAQVEPGVHITFVSLPSGGNDLKRIRFSREVFDKWQAQRWWGENYDRIVELYNVQRFNRQALQTPGRSEDQSQRDSTYTRIESARESRDWTPRHNYRPPGGSSIPHHFYGPPMDAARITTSSRDDPPSISNASEMQAEWVEEDEPGVHITIRQLPDGTRELRRVRFSRERFGEVHAKTWWEQNRDRIQTQYL
- the LOC103867344 gene encoding protein Brevis radix-like 1 isoform X1, producing the protein MAEDFIDCLLHVLSKNIQCGGPGTMLCAYDFTLVHFLGMNAMQIKDMASKFSGASKQSKPPSGSSSSNLRRELRKYPDFDAASDSVPYPYMGGGSTSSTPAWDFTSSSHHQGGRADSKFTSMYGGERESISAQSCDVVLEDDEPKEWMAQVEPGVHITFVSLPSGGNDLKRIRFSREVFDKWQAQRWWGENYDRIVELYNVQRFNRQALQTPGRSEDQSQRDSTYTRIESARESRDWTPRHNYRPPGGSSIPHHFYGPPMDAARITTSSRDDPPSISNASEMQAEWVEEDEPGVHITIRQLPDGTRELRRVRFSRERFGEVHAKTWWEQNRDRIQTQYL